Part of the Candidatus Chlorohelix allophototropha genome, ATTTTAGTCGTGGAGTGGCGGCATAAGCCGTCTCCCTTTTTATTAACTTAACGTCTTTCGGGGAGCTTAAAAATGAGTACTAACGAATTGGAAGGGTTGGTGTCAACATTGCGCCGCCTGATGAACAAAGCGCAGCAAGCAGGCGATACCATTGAATATTTTCGCTTAGGCGAAGAACTACGTATGGCAGACGCTGTCCTTAAAAGCATTAAAAATTAGTCTACTCTTCAAATCACCTGAACGGCACCACGCCACCCGATAATCCCCTTTTTACGATGAAGTAAAAAGCTTTAATCCTGAGCCATATCTGCGTTATTGACAGATATAGAAGTTTTTCTTATGCCTCGAATTCTTCGAGTTCGCGCAGGATTTCGGAATTATGTTGTCCTGCCGCGGGAACAGCTTTTAGTTCCCGTGGCAGGTTTACTAACCCAAAAGGCGACACCAGCGCCTCCAGCATACGTCCGTCTGGAACTTGTAGTGTGGAAAAACGCCCTTGCGCCCTCAATTGAGGATGCTGCGCCACCGTTTCTAAGCTATTAACGCGCCCGAAAGGTACATCCGCTTCTTCCAATCGCTTTTCGAGTTCTTCCACCGTCAGTTCGCTAAAAATCTCCTCGATTAAAGCCTCTAATTCCTCACGTCTTGCCACCCGCTTCTCATTAGAATCATAGCGTGGATCGCTGGCAATATCGGGGCGTACCAACGCCACCCGACACAATCTACGCCATTGTTCTTCATTTTGCACTGCCAGATTTACGCTGCCATTTTTGGCACGATACAAACCGTAAGGCACTATCACATTGTGACGTGAACCAGAACGCTGAGGGGTACGCCCGGTGTACATAGAATAATATAGGTAGGGCGCAACCCATTCCACGGTCGAGTCGAGCAAACTGGTTTCGATAACATTCCCCTGCCCGGTGGTATCACGCTGCCGCAACGCCAGTAAAATTGAGGAAAAACAATACAGCCCTGCCGCAATATCCGATACCGAAATTCCGGCTTTCATCGGGTCGTCCGCCGTTCCTGTCAGCGCGTACACCCCAGCCTCACCCTGCAACAACAAATCATAGGCTTTCCGATCACGGTAGGGACCACTCAACCCATAACCACTCAGAGTACATATAATCAAACGCGGGTATTTCTGGCGCAAAGCCTCAACTCCCAAACCCAACCGCTCCGCCGCACCCGGCGCAAGATTTTGCAAAAATATGTCTGAATGTGCCAACAGTTTATGTACAATTTCAAGGCTTTCAGGCTGCTTCATATCCAGTGCGAGACTGCGCTTGCCCCGGTTCGCCCACACAAACCAGCTACTTACATTCTCACCAGCGGCGCTGTCGTACTGACGCGCAAAATCGCCTCCTTCCGGTCGCTCAATCTTAATTACATCCGCGCCCATATCGGCAAGGTAGCGTGTACACAACGGCACAGCTATTGCTTGTTCCAGCGATAACACCCTCAACCCGGCTAAAGGTAAATCCATTTCCAGCTAATTCTCCTGTTATTATCGGAATATTACGCCCATTTATGCAAAGCAATATCCAATATTATAGAGCCTATTGTCATACTTTTTCATTCCGTTTTGCCGGGAATCAATGCTTATGATGATTTTTATTGAACCTGCCTATCCTGCATGCCCTGCCTTAACGTTGCTTACAACCACCATAAGGGTTATACTGAGTCACAGATTGAGACAAACTTCACATTACCTATAGACAGGAGCCTTGGTATGCGAGAAATACCAGTATCCACCATCAGCGACGCTGTCGCAGAACTCTGTCGTATTGCAAATTTTGAACTTCCCCAGGATTTCGTAACCGCCCTGCGTGTAGCTCAAACCAAAGAAGCCTCACCACGCGGCTTGCGAACCCTGCAATTGCTAGACCAGAATCAGGAAGTAGCCCGCGCCGAACAAGTGCCAAGTTGCCAAGATACCGGCTTTGTAATTGTATTCGCCGATGTTGGCACCGAAGTAAAAATAATCGGCGGCGAATTAGAAGAAGCTATTCAAGCGGGGGTAGGCAAAGGCTATAAGCAAAACTATCTACGCGCTTCGATGGTAGAAGACCCGCTCTTCAATCGTACCAATACCGGCAACAACACTCCCGCTATGACCCATTACGAGTTTGAACCGGGCGACCAAGTACATCTGAAGCTGATAGTCAAGGGCGGCGGCTCTGAAAATTCTACCAAACTCTATATGCTTACTCCCGCACAGGGCGCAGAAGGCGTTAAAAAAGCGGTAGTGGAAGCAGTACGAATGGCGGGACCAAACGCCTGCCCCCCGTTGGTAGTTTGCGTGGGCGTGGGCGGCACTGCCGATAAAGCTATGTTGATTGCCAAGAAAGCCAGCCTTCGCGAAGTTGGCTCGCCGCATCCAGACGAGCGCATCGCCCAGTTCGAGCGGGAATTGTTGGAAGAGGTCAACGCTACCGGCGTAGGTCCGCAGGGTTACGGTGGGCGCGTTACCGCTCTGGCAGTACACGTTGAAACCTTCCCAACCCATATCGCCTCACTGCCAGTTGCCGTCAACCTGCAATGCCATGCGGTCAGGCGTGCTAGCGTAACAATCTAAAGAAATAACCCGCGCTACTTGTTGGTGGCGCATTACCTTCAGGGGGATAAATATGAGCGTAGTACAAGACCCGGTAAAAATCCATACGCCCTTGACCAAAGAACAATCGCTTCAACTTAAAGCGGGCGATCAGGTGCTTATAACAGGCACACTTTACACCGGGCGAGATGCCGCCCACAAGCGTTTTTCCGAAACGTTGGAACGTGGCGAAGCCTTGCCGGTAGATTTGAACGGTCAAATAATCTACTATGTAGGACCTAGTCCGGCAAAGCCCGGTCAGGTTATCGGCTCGGCAGGTCCCACCACCGCCACTCGCATGGACAGCTACACTCCCCAACTGCTAGAGTTGGGCTTGCGCGGCATGATTGGCAAGGGCAAACGCAGCGAAGCCGTCCGAGATGCTCTCAAAAAACATGGGGCGGTATATTTCGGCTCTATCGGTGGATTGGGCGCATTACTGGCAAAGTGCATCAAAAAATCCGAAGTGGTAGCCTATGCCGACCTAGGGGCAGAAGCGGTACATCGCCTCGAAGTTGTGGATTTCCCGGCCGTAGTGCTATGTGACGCTCATGGCGGTGATTTATACAGCAGCGCCGTTAAAGAATGGGCTTTGGAAGAATAATCAAAATCGCTGAAACAAATCAAACCTCTTGTGTGTCTTAATCTGTAGGACGCGACAAGAGGTTTTTTTATTGCGATAAACGGGATAAGTCAAAATCTCCTTGTCGCTCTAAAGTTACTATGATAGTATGGCAGGTAAGGCACAATGGGATTTTCGTTAGCGCTACGCCGTAGTGGAGTAGATACACTAACCGCCCGCAAGGGTAAACAAACGGCAGCGAGAATGACCGAACCAAATCGCTTGAACACACAGGTCGGGGCGAACCCCTATCACGTAGTGGCAGCGCAGACCGCGCGAACCGCCCCGACCGAAGCAGATTTAATTGAGCGAAGCAAAGCAGGCGACCAGCAAGCTTTTGCCGCGCTTATTGAGTTGCATCAAGATCGGGTTTACAATCTTGCCTTCCGAATCCTGCAAAACGCCGAAGAAGCCGATGATGCCGCGCAGGAAACATTCCTGAAGGCGTGGCAAGCATTACCCACGTTCAGGGGTGATGCCAAATTTAGCACTTGGCTCTATCGTGTAACCCATAATCATTGTTTGAATCGCTTACGCTCTGCCCGTAGTAACCCTAAAACCGTTTCGGTTGAATGGTACAGCGGAGAGGATAACGAAGAACATGATATTCTGGCTAATCTACCAGGCGATGAAAGCGACTTACCCGCCATCCAATACGAAGGGCGTGAACAGCGCGATATAATTTGGAATCAGGTAGATGCGCTTCCCGCTCGATATCGCGCTATAATTGTTTTATATTATTCGGACGAATTATCCTACGAGGAAATCGCTACCGCACTTGAAATTCCGGTGGGAACCGTAAAAACCCATCTCTATCGTGCCAAAGCACTCCTCAAAACCCGGTTGGTTGAGTTAAACCAGAAGGGTATTCTAAGTTGACTTTGGGGTGGTAAATATGGATATGAAAGAAAACAACCAAAATAGCAACGTTTCAGGGGTTCATATCCACTATTATGATGCCCTTGAGCGGGTCTTGTCGGAGCGTCCGGTTTTGAAAGCGCCGCGCAATACTTCCCAACGTGTGCTGGCGAGGCTTGCCGCCCTACAACCGGCGGAAGCACAGGTTATGATGGCAACTCGCGTTAAATACGCGCCGCCCACCGCTCTACCGCTACCCGATATTGAGGATGAAGACTCCCTGCCAATAAACCGTCGTCTTGGCTTCTACCTGTTTGCCCTGGGTTGGGTTTCCTTGCTGATTGGGCTTGGGGCGTTAGCTTGGTTCTTCGTGCTTTCCCCGCTTTTGAACGGCGATAAATTCGGGCTGATTTACTGGATACTGGACACGCAGGACGGTTTGATGAGCTACGGGCGCAACCTGCTTAATCTTTTCTCACATGCCGCGCCTTATCTGCCCTCCTTCCTGAGCCTGATAGCCGGGTTAGTAATAATGTTGCTGATCTTCCGCGTACAGCGTTATCGGGAAACGGCCTAAATCTACAAAAAATATTTTCAGACAGGGGGTTAGCCCATAGGCGTATAGTTAAGCCTTTCACAAGTTAAAATCAGGCAACTTTGCATATTAGTGTAAGGTCGGGAGCATGTAGCTCGCGGGTGCTTAACTGAATTTGGCTAATCTGTTGGTAACTAGTGAGGCGATCTGCTCTTTTCTCTTTCAAACTATAGCGGCCCCATCTTTTCCTGAGCTTTTTAATCAATTTCTTTACTTTCTTGTCTTTACCTCTCAGCAAGGCTTTGCCCAGCCTTACGATTTCTGTACCTAAGGTCTGAAGCGCTTTCGTTAGGCTCAACTCCCGCGTTGTCTTTATGAGCGCCTGCAATATAAGGGGCTTCGCCCTGCCTAACTTCGCTTTGTCCGTTTCTTGCCATTGACGGTTGCTTTCTCCTCCTGATGATCCCACCAGTGCTTCCACCAAGTTGGTTTCTTCCGCTTCCCCCATTTCTTCACTCCCTGCTACTCCCCAACTCAAATAGATCAGCAGGGTGTAGCCAATTAACCGGGCATAGATTTCGCACCATACCCGGCTCAATTTCTTGTTGCCGCTCTGTGCTAGTCCCAAACCACTTTTCCAGAGCTTAAAAAGTAACTCGATTTGCCAGCGCAAGTGATAGACTATACCCACCTGATAACCACTTAACAGGCTCTCGTGCACATTCGTTAGATACAAGTTCCAGCGTAACCGCTTAGCTGTCGCGGCACTCAACTCCCGCCCTTTGAGTTGGCTAACCTTTTTCGCTTGCGCCAACCGCTGGAGATAAGCTTCTTGCGGTAGCACTTGTGCCACTACCCGTAACTTCAACCGTTCTTTTTGCCCTACTTCCACTCTTAACTCTATTACTGTTCCTGCGCAGGTACCTCCTCTGCGCCTTAATTCCGACCCTAAAGCCAGGGGCTGGTTACTCCCCTGCTCATACAAATGCACCTTGGGGGGCAAGCGGCTCACAAAATAATGAGCTGCCATCAGCCGTTTTAGCCGTTCCAGGGTGCAATAACCCAAATCAAACAGTACCAAACTGCCTTCCGGTAATTTTTCCAACTTATCTTCAAAGCTCTGATCTGGTTCCAGCGCCGCTTGTGCCGTCACAACCTCCACTTGCTGCTGCAAATAATCATAGGTTATTTGTAACTTCATACCGGCTTTGCCAGCCTGTCCACCACTGGCAGGCTGACTATCCGCCAGTTTGTTAGCTAGCCCTATATGAGTGCTATCTATCAGGTACACTCCTCTAAAAGGTTCAAACAGTTCCAACCACAAACCTTCTCGCTGCTGCCACACTTGTAGCGCTTCTTCGAATAGCAAGCGTAAAAACTCCACTGTCACTGAGGTTAAGCGTTGGCTCAACCCCGAGCGGGTGACATTTACACCGAATTGTTGGGCTATTTGGCTCAATTGGTTAAGGCTAGCGCCGGGCTGGCTCATAAAGCCTGTTACCAACACCAGTGCCAAAATTGTCCCTGTGATTTTCGAGCTGCGTTTGTTCACTCCTTGCTCGTTCGCTAGTGCTTTGGCTCGTTCCCCAAATATTTTTTGCAAAGCTCCAACTATTTCGTCTATACTAGGCATGTGAGTTTCCTTTGGTTTTGTAGTAAGAGTTGAAGAGTCTTACATCTTACCAGAGGAACTCACCTCTTTCTATTTGTGATTCTCTTAACTATACGCTTATGGGGTAGACCCCTGTCTTATTGTCTGGTCTAAATTATGAACGATAAAGAAACTATCCGCTGTTTTGTGGCGCTGGAATTACCACCCGTTCTCAAGCAAGAGCTTACCACGCTGATAACCGAATTACAACAACTCGACCGGAATCGTAAGGTGCGCTGGGTGCGCCCGGATGGTATCCACCTCACCTTAAAATTTCTGGGGGAAGTAGCTGCCCCCCGCCTTCCCGAAATCATTTCTGTAACCGAAAATGCGCTTGCTCCTGTCCAACCGTTTAGCCTAATTGCCGCTAAGTTGGGGGTCTTTCCCAGAGCAGATGCCCCTCGCGTAATCTGGGTTGGACTGGATGGCAACCTCAAAGCGTTAGCGGCAGCGCAACAAGCAGTAGAAAAAAGTCTTGTGCCGCTTGGCTTTGCCCCCGAAACGCGCCCTTTCTCACCACATCTAACCTTGGGGCGCGTTCCCGATATCGGCGCAGAAGAAAAACGCCGCCTCGGACAACTGCTTCAAACCTTTTCCGGCAAAAATTCTTTTGGGCATTACCGCTTTGAGGAAGCGGTATTAATGCAAAGTACGTTACTACCCGATGGCGCGATTTATACCCCTCTCGCCCATTTCAAATTTGAAGGGGCTGCCCCCTAGCTAATACCAGCTATTTTTGCGCCTGCAAATTATAAGCAGATAGAAAATAGACCTATGTAACTAAAGGAATCGGAGCGGGGTTCTCAGGGGTGCAACCCATGTGCGGGGTGGCAAGGGGTGTCCCTTGAACTCCTCTCTCCTATTCCCCCTTGAGGGGGTAGGGGGTGAATTGTTACAATAGTTTGATACTAATCGAATTTTCCGGTTTAGGGTTGTGATTCTCCAAAGGGCTGATGTATAATGCCGCAAGGAAACTTATCGTTCCACCTTTGCCCCGTATGGGGTATTGGAGAAGTATGCAATGCCCAATATCTCTTTTGGTTATCCTCAAGCTCTCTTTCTGCTTTTACTCCTGCCTCTGGTCTATCTAATCGCACGCCCCGGCAAAAACAGGATACCAACTCGCACTCTTTTACGTCGCCGCAATCGTCGTTGGAGCGTTGGGGTGCGTCTGCTCATAGTAACCTTACTGGTACTTACAATAGCCGATATTCAGCTAATCACCCAAAGCGATAAATTAGCGGTGGTCTTCCTGTTAGATGGTTCGGATAGCGTAGGTGCGGGCGGAAAGCAGCAGGGTACAAACTTTATCCGGCAGGCTTCCGAAAAGATGAAGGGCAATCAGGAATACGGCGTAGCAGTTTTCGGGCAAGACGTTTGTATAGAAAAAGTAGTGGACAAACAGCAGCATTTTGATAATCCTACCTGCGCTCCCGGTACAAATTACACTAATTTAGCGGAAGCGGTACGGCTTGGCACTTCTATGCTGCCCAACGATTCACAGCGTCGCTTAGTGCTTATCTCGGATGGAAACCAGAACCTAGATGAAGTGCGTAGCGCTGCCAAGCTGGCGGCAGCAGCCGGAGTCCAAATTGATGTAGTTCCATTGGAACAAACCGACGGACCTGAAGTAGCAGTAGGTAATATCAGTGTCCCCAGCAACTTGCGCGAAGGTGAGCAATTCAGCCTAACCGTCAATATTGATAGTAACTACGAGGGTAGCACCAAACTTTATATTTTGCAGCAAAATCAAGTAGTAAGCGAAAGTCAGGTTACTCTAAAAAAAGGCAGTAACACCTTCACCCAATCGCTAACTGCTACCAGCAAGGGCTTTGTAAATTACACGGTGCGTATTATCCCCGATCGGGATACTCTTGACCAGAATAATGAAGCCAATGCCTATAGCGTGGTCAAGGGTAAACCCCGTGTGCTATTGGTAGATGGACATCCCGATGAACAAGAAGCGGCTAATCTCCAGAATGCGCTCACAGCCGGAGAAATTGAACCGACTATTATTCCACCCGAACGCTTCCCAAACCTCACCGACCTAGCGCAATACGATGCGCTGGTGTTGGTAGATGTACCTGCCAGCAGCCTTACTGCCAATAACATGAATGTCATCCAAGCTTATGTCAAAAATTTAGGCAAAGGTATGATTGTAGTTGGCGGCGAAGAAAGCTATGGATTGGGTGGTTATTTCCGTACCCCGCTTGAAGAAATGCTTCCGGTGGAACTTCAATTACCCAACAAATTGCAAGCGCCTAGCGTAGCAATGGCGCTGGTAATTGACCGCAGCGGCAGCATGGCGGATGCGTACAACGGACCTGGGGCAGGCGCTTCGGGCGTTCCTAAAATCGAAATCGCCAAAGATGCGGCTTATCTTGCCGCCACTCAGCTAAACAATTCGGATCAAGTCGGAGTTGTCACCTTCGATACTACTGCCCAATGGGTGGTAAATCTTGCTCCAATGGGCAACCCTAGCAATCTGGTTAGCGCAATTGGACGCATTGCACCCGGAGGCGGTACTCAAATTTCCACCGGACTTTCAGCGGCAGTTGACGAGTTGAAAAAAGCCACTGCCCAGAATAAGCATATAATCTTGCTTACCGATGGTCAGGATGCCGACAATACCAGCTATGACGCGCTGATAGCGGAAGCAAATAAAGCCAATATTACCATCAGCACCGTTGGGTTGGGCGAGGATGTGGATGAAAAAAGACTCAAAGGGCTGGCTGACCAAGGCGGTGGGCGTTATTATTTCGTGACCGACCCCAGTAACTTGCCCAAAATTTTTACCAAAGAAACGCATCTTGCTTACCGCAGCTACATCATCGAAGAACCTTTTATACCTACCGTAAATGCGCCAAGCCCCATTTTGAAAGGGATTACCGCTACACCCCAACTGTTGGGCTATGTAGGCACTAAAATAAAACCGCTCGCCACCACTGCCCTTGTCACCGGCAGAGGCGACCCGCTTTTGGCACACTGGCAGGTAGGGCTTGGGCGTGTGGTAGCTTGGACTAGCGATGCAAAAGCGCGTTGGGCTACCGATTGGTTAAAATGGAATGATTTCCCACGCTTCTGGGCGCAAACGGTGCGCTGGACTATTGCCGAAAGCGAAACCGGAGGCATGCAGGTTAGTACCAAAATCGTAGGCAACAAGGTTCAAATCTCAGCCGACGCTATAAATAATAGTAGCCAGTACCTTAACGGGCTGGATATAAATGCTAATGTAGTAAACAGCAACCTGAACGGTGGCAGCGAAGAAGTTACGCTCTCCCAAACCGCCCCGGGTCATTATGAAGGGTCTTTTGTCCCCAAAAACACGGGCAGTTATATCATCAATGTACAAGGAGGGGCGAACAACAACACCGTAACGGTGGACAATGGACAGGTAGCGGACGTTGGCAACCTCTCTCAAACTGTTGGTGCAGTCGCCAGTTATTCACCGGAATACAAGCAATTGGGTACCAACAAACCGTTACTGGATGAAATAGCTTCCCTTACAAGCGGCTACACCCTTTCCAATCCTGAAGAAGCGTTTAACGATAATTTGCAGCACACCAGCCGTAGTCAATCGCTATGGCCAATCTTGCTTGCCCTTCTATTGCTGTTATACCCGCTGGATATCGGGCTAAGACGGGTTAATCTCTCGCCGCGTGCGCTTCTCAATGGCTTCCGCAAGCGTAAACAAGAAGAACCGGAAAGGGCTGCCGAATTTGAAGCTACAATGGTCAGTCCAGAAGTGAGTCGCCTCTTTATGGCAAAAGAAAGAGCATACGCGCATACTGGAGCGCACCATACTGAAACCGAAACGCATCGTTCCGGCGCAAGCTTGAGCAACAACGGCGAACTTGGCGCAAAATCCGGGGTTGCCAGCGAAACGCGACCTTTTGTCAGCAGCAGTTCACGCAATAGCGCCCCACCAGTATCAGCCAAACCTACAACTGCGTCGGTTAACCCCAAAGTTGTGTCAGAACCCACGCCCGAAGCTGAGGAAGAAACTGTTTATGGTGCGATG contains:
- a CDS encoding VWA domain-containing protein, which codes for MPNISFGYPQALFLLLLLPLVYLIARPGKNRIPTRTLLRRRNRRWSVGVRLLIVTLLVLTIADIQLITQSDKLAVVFLLDGSDSVGAGGKQQGTNFIRQASEKMKGNQEYGVAVFGQDVCIEKVVDKQQHFDNPTCAPGTNYTNLAEAVRLGTSMLPNDSQRRLVLISDGNQNLDEVRSAAKLAAAAGVQIDVVPLEQTDGPEVAVGNISVPSNLREGEQFSLTVNIDSNYEGSTKLYILQQNQVVSESQVTLKKGSNTFTQSLTATSKGFVNYTVRIIPDRDTLDQNNEANAYSVVKGKPRVLLVDGHPDEQEAANLQNALTAGEIEPTIIPPERFPNLTDLAQYDALVLVDVPASSLTANNMNVIQAYVKNLGKGMIVVGGEESYGLGGYFRTPLEEMLPVELQLPNKLQAPSVAMALVIDRSGSMADAYNGPGAGASGVPKIEIAKDAAYLAATQLNNSDQVGVVTFDTTAQWVVNLAPMGNPSNLVSAIGRIAPGGGTQISTGLSAAVDELKKATAQNKHIILLTDGQDADNTSYDALIAEANKANITISTVGLGEDVDEKRLKGLADQGGGRYYFVTDPSNLPKIFTKETHLAYRSYIIEEPFIPTVNAPSPILKGITATPQLLGYVGTKIKPLATTALVTGRGDPLLAHWQVGLGRVVAWTSDAKARWATDWLKWNDFPRFWAQTVRWTIAESETGGMQVSTKIVGNKVQISADAINNSSQYLNGLDINANVVNSNLNGGSEEVTLSQTAPGHYEGSFVPKNTGSYIINVQGGANNNTVTVDNGQVADVGNLSQTVGAVASYSPEYKQLGTNKPLLDEIASLTSGYTLSNPEEAFNDNLQHTSRSQSLWPILLALLLLLYPLDIGLRRVNLSPRALLNGFRKRKQEEPERAAEFEATMVSPEVSRLFMAKERAYAHTGAHHTETETHRSGASLSNNGELGAKSGVASETRPFVSSSSRNSAPPVSAKPTTASVNPKVVSEPTPEAEEETVYGAMARRFNRTPSAPISRVDEKPATAQPAKTPLVDPEEEAVLGIKIPVRPVTKIETVLATPTQPKSAPSKIPEPEPVSGEESGMTGRLLRAKRRVYEERSRKDEETTQQKEN
- a CDS encoding fumarate hydratase; translated protein: MREIPVSTISDAVAELCRIANFELPQDFVTALRVAQTKEASPRGLRTLQLLDQNQEVARAEQVPSCQDTGFVIVFADVGTEVKIIGGELEEAIQAGVGKGYKQNYLRASMVEDPLFNRTNTGNNTPAMTHYEFEPGDQVHLKLIVKGGGSENSTKLYMLTPAQGAEGVKKAVVEAVRMAGPNACPPLVVCVGVGGTADKAMLIAKKASLREVGSPHPDERIAQFERELLEEVNATGVGPQGYGGRVTALAVHVETFPTHIASLPVAVNLQCHAVRRASVTI
- a CDS encoding Fe-S-containing hydro-lyase, whose translation is MSVVQDPVKIHTPLTKEQSLQLKAGDQVLITGTLYTGRDAAHKRFSETLERGEALPVDLNGQIIYYVGPSPAKPGQVIGSAGPTTATRMDSYTPQLLELGLRGMIGKGKRSEAVRDALKKHGAVYFGSIGGLGALLAKCIKKSEVVAYADLGAEAVHRLEVVDFPAVVLCDAHGGDLYSSAVKEWALEE
- the thpR gene encoding RNA 2',3'-cyclic phosphodiesterase translates to MNDKETIRCFVALELPPVLKQELTTLITELQQLDRNRKVRWVRPDGIHLTLKFLGEVAAPRLPEIISVTENALAPVQPFSLIAAKLGVFPRADAPRVIWVGLDGNLKALAAAQQAVEKSLVPLGFAPETRPFSPHLTLGRVPDIGAEEKRRLGQLLQTFSGKNSFGHYRFEEAVLMQSTLLPDGAIYTPLAHFKFEGAAP
- a CDS encoding IS4 family transposase, producing the protein MPSIDEIVGALQKIFGERAKALANEQGVNKRSSKITGTILALVLVTGFMSQPGASLNQLSQIAQQFGVNVTRSGLSQRLTSVTVEFLRLLFEEALQVWQQREGLWLELFEPFRGVYLIDSTHIGLANKLADSQPASGGQAGKAGMKLQITYDYLQQQVEVVTAQAALEPDQSFEDKLEKLPEGSLVLFDLGYCTLERLKRLMAAHYFVSRLPPKVHLYEQGSNQPLALGSELRRRGGTCAGTVIELRVEVGQKERLKLRVVAQVLPQEAYLQRLAQAKKVSQLKGRELSAATAKRLRWNLYLTNVHESLLSGYQVGIVYHLRWQIELLFKLWKSGLGLAQSGNKKLSRVWCEIYARLIGYTLLIYLSWGVAGSEEMGEAEETNLVEALVGSSGGESNRQWQETDKAKLGRAKPLILQALIKTTRELSLTKALQTLGTEIVRLGKALLRGKDKKVKKLIKKLRKRWGRYSLKEKRADRLTSYQQISQIQLSTRELHAPDLTLICKVA
- a CDS encoding RNA polymerase sigma factor; the encoded protein is MGFSLALRRSGVDTLTARKGKQTAARMTEPNRLNTQVGANPYHVVAAQTARTAPTEADLIERSKAGDQQAFAALIELHQDRVYNLAFRILQNAEEADDAAQETFLKAWQALPTFRGDAKFSTWLYRVTHNHCLNRLRSARSNPKTVSVEWYSGEDNEEHDILANLPGDESDLPAIQYEGREQRDIIWNQVDALPARYRAIIVLYYSDELSYEEIATALEIPVGTVKTHLYRAKALLKTRLVELNQKGILS
- a CDS encoding CaiB/BaiF CoA transferase family protein, which encodes MDLPLAGLRVLSLEQAIAVPLCTRYLADMGADVIKIERPEGGDFARQYDSAAGENVSSWFVWANRGKRSLALDMKQPESLEIVHKLLAHSDIFLQNLAPGAAERLGLGVEALRQKYPRLIICTLSGYGLSGPYRDRKAYDLLLQGEAGVYALTGTADDPMKAGISVSDIAAGLYCFSSILLALRQRDTTGQGNVIETSLLDSTVEWVAPYLYYSMYTGRTPQRSGSRHNVIVPYGLYRAKNGSVNLAVQNEEQWRRLCRVALVRPDIASDPRYDSNEKRVARREELEALIEEIFSELTVEELEKRLEEADVPFGRVNSLETVAQHPQLRAQGRFSTLQVPDGRMLEALVSPFGLVNLPRELKAVPAAGQHNSEILRELEEFEA